From Endozoicomonas sp. 8E, the proteins below share one genomic window:
- a CDS encoding F-box/WD40 repeat-containing protein has protein sequence MHGINNPPVTEPLPAQVQALSLTPTGNSAGRSITVPDKEKKSSFQDLTSDAMSLIFRHLKLRDIRRLQKVSTRLRDLIKEDNALAKAWYRQFSSIHQNQLRMTISRKDKNQLRAWFESFSNDKALLESLTDRQPTGAYLPALLFFTRAELMSNCETFELVTRATIDDQSHVASANKVNSADLSVDGRYLVTANEDHTAKIYGLKANGIWEIKTTIPHDKWVDSAIFSPDSHNVLTVSFKTAKIYDLACDESWEPNTTILHIGIIHSASFSTDSRHAVTTSWDKTGKIHSRKDDGSWQLTAILKNALFSANFSNDSCQVVTTCWDKMVRIHSQKADGSWEEKDSIPHSGRVISANFSPNDCYLVTASRDCRAKLFEKKSDGTWEENTLIQHSNGVKLATFSPDGSRLATANKDCMMKIYGRKADGSWEEETIIYHKNEVTSVNFSPDGRHLVTTARQCKTAKIIGQQDNGSWLEKANIAHDDWISSATFSGDGSQVITSSEDGIVKITELRRNHLLSAVTE, from the coding sequence ATGCATGGAATAAATAATCCTCCTGTTACTGAACCACTACCAGCGCAAGTTCAAGCGCTATCACTCACACCAACGGGTAACAGTGCGGGCAGGTCCATTACTGTACCTGACAAGGAAAAAAAATCTTCTTTTCAGGATTTAACCTCAGATGCAATGTCCCTGATTTTTCGCCATTTGAAACTTCGGGATATTCGCCGTTTACAAAAGGTATCTACTCGCCTTCGCGACCTGATCAAAGAAGACAACGCACTGGCAAAAGCCTGGTATCGCCAGTTTTCTTCGATACACCAGAACCAACTGAGAATGACCATCAGCAGAAAAGACAAGAATCAACTCCGAGCCTGGTTTGAGTCTTTTTCGAATGATAAGGCGTTACTCGAATCACTCACAGATCGCCAGCCCACAGGTGCTTATTTGCCTGCTCTATTATTTTTCACCAGGGCTGAACTGATGTCTAACTGTGAAACCTTTGAATTAGTCACCAGAGCCACCATTGACGATCAAAGCCATGTGGCATCCGCCAATAAAGTCAACTCAGCCGACCTCAGTGTTGATGGCCGCTATCTGGTCACAGCCAATGAAGACCACACGGCAAAAATCTATGGCCTCAAGGCTAATGGAATATGGGAAATAAAAACCACTATTCCCCATGACAAATGGGTCGACTCAGCCATTTTCAGCCCCGATAGTCATAATGTATTAACCGTAAGTTTTAAAACGGCGAAGATATATGATCTGGCATGCGATGAATCATGGGAACCAAACACCACCATTCTCCATATAGGTATCATCCATTCAGCCAGCTTCAGCACCGATAGTCGACATGCGGTGACCACCAGTTGGGATAAAACAGGGAAAATCCATAGCCGGAAGGATGATGGATCATGGCAATTAACGGCGATCCTTAAAAACGCTCTCTTTTCAGCCAACTTCAGCAATGATAGCTGCCAGGTGGTAACCACCTGTTGGGATAAAATGGTGAGAATCCATAGCCAGAAAGCTGATGGTTCATGGGAAGAAAAAGATTCCATTCCCCACAGTGGTAGAGTTATTTCAGCCAACTTCAGCCCCAATGATTGCTATCTGGTCACCGCCAGTCGGGATTGCAGGGCGAAACTCTTTGAGAAGAAGTCCGATGGAACATGGGAAGAAAATACCCTCATTCAACACAGTAACGGTGTCAAATTGGCCACCTTCAGCCCCGATGGCAGCCGTCTGGCGACTGCCAACAAAGATTGTATGATGAAAATCTATGGCCGGAAAGCCGATGGATCCTGGGAAGAAGAAACCATTATTTATCATAAAAATGAGGTTACATCAGTCAACTTCAGTCCTGATGGCCGCCACCTGGTGACGACTGCCAGGCAATGTAAAACGGCAAAAATCATTGGACAGCAGGATAATGGCTCATGGTTAGAAAAGGCCAACATTGCCCATGATGACTGGATCTCATCAGCCACCTTTAGCGGCGACGGCAGTCAGGTGATCACATCCAGCGAGGATGGCATAGTGAAAATCACTGAACTACGGAGGAATCATTTATTGTCTGCTGTCACTGAGTGA
- a CDS encoding F-box/WD40 repeat-containing protein, producing the protein MHGINNDSAIEPPLPQVQALSLTGNHAGKSITVTDKEEKSSFQDLTSDTLSLIFRHLKLRDIRSLQKVCTRLRDVIKEDNALAKAWYRQFSSAHQNQLRMTINRKDKNQLRAWFESFSNDQAFLESLTDRQPTSVYSPALLFFTRAELMSQCKTFELVTKATIDKICEVNSATSIDDTDPIRNLNKVHSAALSADGRYLITTNGDHTAKIYRQKVDGIWERTTSIPHGSSVRSAIFSPDSHHLVTVSNHRAKICGLGCNELWKLNINILHHHQISSATFSTDSRHVVTASFDNTVKIHSQKDDGSWGLTVTFYHHYSVYSATFSSDGRHVVTACGNKTARIYSQRDDRLWEEKEVFPHEGAVMSAAFSPAGNCVVTGSLDGTVKIYKKKSDGSWEKNTISQHSKGVNSATFSPDGRHVVTAIFDGTVKIYGRKAKGLWEEKASFANNFLAMSATFSPDGRHLVTTTLHCKTAKIIGQQDYGTWLEKANIVHDAAISSATFSADGSQVITSSVDGVVKITELRRNHLLSAVTE; encoded by the coding sequence ATGCATGGAATAAATAATGATTCCGCTATTGAACCACCACTACCGCAAGTTCAAGCTCTATCGCTAACAGGTAACCATGCGGGAAAGTCCATTACTGTAACTGACAAGGAAGAAAAATCTTCATTTCAGGATTTAACCTCAGATACACTGTCCCTGATTTTTCGCCATTTAAAACTTCGGGATATTCGCAGTTTACAAAAGGTCTGTACCCGCCTTCGCGATGTGATCAAAGAAGATAACGCTCTGGCAAAAGCCTGGTATCGACAGTTTTCTTCAGCACACCAGAATCAACTGAGGATGACCATCAACAGAAAAGACAAGAACCAACTCCGAGCCTGGTTTGAGTCGTTTTCCAATGATCAGGCGTTTCTCGAGTCACTCACAGATCGCCAGCCGACGAGTGTTTATTCACCTGCTCTATTATTTTTCACCAGGGCTGAGCTGATGTCTCAATGTAAAACCTTTGAGTTAGTCACAAAAGCCACCATTGACAAAATTTGTGAAGTCAACTCAGCCACCAGCATTGACGACACCGACCCTATAAGAAACCTCAATAAAGTCCACTCTGCCGCTCTCAGTGCCGATGGCCGCTACCTGATCACCACCAATGGAGACCACACGGCAAAAATCTACCGCCAAAAGGTTGATGGGATATGGGAAAGAACAACCTCCATTCCCCATGGCAGTTCGGTCAGATCAGCGATTTTCAGCCCCGATAGTCACCATCTGGTAACCGTCTCGAATCACAGGGCGAAGATATGTGGCCTTGGATGCAATGAGTTATGGAAACTAAACATCAACATTCTCCATCATCATCAGATCAGTTCAGCCACCTTCAGCACCGATAGTCGTCATGTCGTGACCGCCAGTTTTGATAACACAGTGAAAATCCATAGTCAGAAGGATGATGGATCATGGGGGTTAACAGTTACCTTTTACCATCATTATTCTGTCTATTCAGCCACTTTCAGCAGCGATGGCCGCCATGTGGTAACCGCCTGCGGGAATAAAACGGCAAGAATCTATAGCCAGAGAGACGATAGATTATGGGAAGAAAAAGAGGTTTTTCCCCATGAAGGTGCTGTCATGTCAGCGGCCTTCAGCCCTGCTGGTAACTGTGTGGTCACAGGCAGCCTCGATGGCACAGTGAAAATCTATAAGAAGAAGTCCGATGGATCATGGGAAAAAAACACCATCAGTCAACACAGTAAAGGTGTCAACTCAGCTACCTTCAGCCCCGATGGCCGTCATGTTGTGACTGCTATCTTCGATGGCACAGTGAAAATCTACGGCAGAAAAGCCAAAGGCTTATGGGAAGAAAAAGCCTCCTTTGCCAATAATTTTTTGGCCATGTCAGCCACCTTCAGCCCTGATGGCCGCCACCTGGTGACAACTACCTTGCATTGTAAAACGGCGAAAATCATTGGTCAGCAGGATTATGGTACCTGGTTAGAAAAAGCCAACATTGTCCATGATGCCGCTATCTCATCGGCCACCTTTAGCGCCGATGGCAGCCAGGTGATCACATCCAGTGTGGATGGCGTAGTAAAAATCACTGAACTACGGAGGAATCATTTATTGTCTGCAGTCACTGAGTGA